One window of the Halobacteriovorax sp. JY17 genome contains the following:
- the mazG gene encoding nucleoside triphosphate pyrophosphohydrolase, which translates to MSYPNFEKMVEVISKLRDPDGGCPWDLKQTHQSLLKFLTEESYEFIHATEMEDYEAMEEEIGDVLLQVVLHCVIAKQSGKFDIESVSKVLAEKMIRRHPHVFEDPSLAQNDEEVKSNWEKIKSEESNSKDKKYFDESYLHFPALFSANKIGKKTNKINFDWENANQVMYKVEEEWQELKEELAASKLSHERIKEELGDFLFSAAQLARHLEIDPEDALREANKKFINRFNSMESLIKEDSKKVSDMNQTEMDVYWDKAKKKEKGYL; encoded by the coding sequence ATGAGTTACCCAAATTTTGAAAAAATGGTCGAAGTCATCTCTAAGCTTAGAGATCCAGATGGAGGCTGTCCATGGGACCTAAAACAAACTCATCAATCCCTACTAAAGTTTCTGACAGAAGAGTCTTATGAATTTATCCATGCAACAGAAATGGAAGACTATGAGGCAATGGAAGAAGAAATTGGAGATGTACTATTACAAGTTGTTCTCCACTGCGTCATAGCGAAGCAATCCGGCAAGTTTGATATTGAATCAGTCTCTAAAGTTTTGGCCGAGAAAATGATTAGAAGACATCCTCATGTTTTTGAAGATCCTTCTCTCGCACAAAATGATGAAGAAGTTAAGTCCAACTGGGAAAAAATTAAATCTGAAGAATCCAATTCCAAAGACAAGAAGTACTTCGATGAAAGCTACTTACATTTTCCAGCTCTATTTAGTGCCAATAAAATTGGTAAGAAAACAAATAAGATAAACTTCGATTGGGAGAATGCCAATCAAGTTATGTATAAAGTCGAAGAAGAATGGCAAGAACTAAAAGAAGAACTAGCAGCAAGTAAGCTCAGTCATGAAAGAATTAAAGAAGAGCTTGGCGATTTCCTATTCTCAGCAGCGCAACTTGCAAGACATTTAGAAATTGACCCTGAAGACGCTTTAAGAGAGGCAAATAAGAAATTTATCAATCGCTTCAATAGTATGGAGTCTCTCATTAAAGAAGATTCAAAGAAAGTCAGCGATATGAATCAAACTGAAATGGATGTCTATTGGGATAAGGCCAAGAAGAAAGAAAAAGGATACCTGTGA
- the fliQ gene encoding flagellar biosynthesis protein FliQ, with translation MGFDGISDITNQAVKIALMISAPMLVGALVMGILVSIFQAVTQINEQTLSFIPKILVIVGALVIFAPWMSDTLTTFTKELIISIPQVVAGR, from the coding sequence ATGGGTTTTGATGGAATATCAGATATAACAAACCAAGCAGTCAAAATCGCTTTGATGATTTCTGCTCCTATGTTGGTCGGAGCACTCGTTATGGGTATTCTCGTATCAATCTTTCAAGCAGTAACTCAAATCAATGAGCAGACACTTTCTTTTATTCCAAAGATTTTGGTTATTGTTGGTGCATTAGTTATTTTTGCTCCATGGATGTCGGATACGCTTACAACTTTTACTAAGGAATTAATTATTAGTATTCCTCAGGTGGTAGCTGGTAGATGA
- the flhB gene encoding flagellar biosynthesis protein FlhB — MADENDSDAEKTEDPSAHRIEEFRKRGEVASSKELTSVLVLAASLMTLGLSMVYMYEVLSEFIEWLYRLDVASAYTEKSMNTIVHKLITVSLKSVAPIFLVTLAIGVTANVAQVGLLFSPEVLEWKPDRINPLQGVKKLFSMKSLVEAIKGVLKFIFVLGIVYYFLKDEMHTFGGFFHLDFFQSFLYGKGFLIKLGFAIVLGLVVIAIGDFAYQKFSYKKKLMMTKEEAKQEHKQQDGNPEIKQRIRAVQREMSQRRVMSEVPKADVIVTNPTHISIALKYDPETMVSPEVIAKGADVLALKIREIAKGHDIPIVENVPLARGLYKTVKEGQGVPRNLYKAVAEVLAFTYKLKRQKKALS, encoded by the coding sequence ATGGCCGACGAAAACGACAGCGACGCAGAAAAAACGGAAGACCCTTCCGCGCATAGAATTGAAGAATTCAGAAAGCGTGGAGAGGTTGCTTCGTCAAAAGAATTAACGAGTGTGTTAGTTCTTGCTGCATCTTTGATGACGCTGGGACTTTCTATGGTCTATATGTATGAAGTTCTATCTGAATTTATAGAATGGTTATATAGACTTGATGTTGCCTCAGCTTATACAGAGAAGTCTATGAATACAATCGTTCATAAGCTCATAACTGTTTCTCTTAAGAGTGTAGCACCTATATTTTTAGTTACTCTTGCTATTGGAGTTACTGCAAATGTAGCTCAAGTAGGACTTCTTTTCTCACCTGAAGTCTTGGAGTGGAAGCCAGATAGAATTAACCCTCTACAAGGAGTGAAGAAACTCTTTTCAATGAAGTCTTTAGTAGAGGCAATAAAAGGTGTTTTGAAATTCATTTTTGTTTTAGGAATTGTTTATTATTTCCTTAAAGATGAAATGCATACATTTGGTGGCTTCTTTCATTTAGATTTTTTTCAGTCTTTTCTGTATGGAAAGGGATTTTTAATTAAACTTGGGTTTGCAATTGTCCTTGGACTCGTAGTTATTGCAATCGGTGATTTTGCTTATCAGAAATTCTCTTATAAGAAGAAATTGATGATGACAAAAGAAGAAGCTAAGCAAGAGCACAAGCAACAAGACGGTAATCCTGAGATTAAGCAAAGAATTAGAGCTGTTCAAAGAGAGATGTCACAAAGAAGAGTGATGAGTGAAGTTCCAAAGGCAGATGTCATTGTGACGAACCCGACTCACATTTCAATAGCTCTTAAATATGATCCAGAAACGATGGTTTCGCCTGAGGTTATTGCTAAGGGAGCCGATGTGTTGGCCCTTAAAATTAGAGAAATTGCAAAAGGTCACGATATCCCAATTGTAGAAAATGTGCCTCTAGCAAGAGGTTTATATAAAACTGTTAAGGAAGGGCAAGGAGTGCCTCGAAACCTTTATAAAGCAGTTGCTGAAGTTTTAGCATTTACTTATAAATTAAAAAGACAAAAGAAAGCGTTAAGCTAA
- a CDS encoding AAA family ATPase, which translates to MSTKSAAQWLVGHNRFEQKKSPGSIKKNFGNAKTISITSGKGGVGKTSISLKLAKILSDKGYKTLVIDCDYNLSNTSVKLGLPLTDNFYSLLSAQKSFDDCLVMHEGYYLLSGCNGSMDLLNESLSIEKFIIDILVSHESEFDYILLDSPAGIGKENLTLNAYSDHRFVVVTPDRSSLTDSYSLMKILSNKYGVSENHLIVNKTSSDKQYKRIVKTLGDTVDKFLNTRLKVLGGIDRKNVSVDQFDKVLFGGEDFALHQNFINIVEMFSEENVGTLLPISEHGQEVHLNVC; encoded by the coding sequence ATGTCGACAAAGAGCGCCGCTCAATGGCTTGTAGGCCATAACCGTTTTGAACAAAAGAAATCACCAGGTTCTATTAAAAAGAATTTTGGAAATGCAAAAACAATTTCTATCACTTCTGGAAAAGGGGGTGTTGGAAAGACGTCTATCTCATTAAAACTAGCAAAAATATTATCTGACAAAGGTTATAAAACTCTCGTTATCGACTGTGATTATAATCTTTCAAATACATCAGTAAAATTAGGCCTTCCTCTCACCGATAATTTCTACTCCCTGCTTTCTGCGCAGAAGTCTTTTGATGACTGTCTTGTGATGCATGAAGGGTATTACTTATTATCAGGCTGCAATGGAAGTATGGACTTATTAAATGAGTCTCTTAGTATTGAAAAATTCATAATAGATATATTAGTGAGTCATGAAAGTGAATTTGACTATATTCTCCTTGATAGCCCTGCAGGGATAGGTAAAGAGAATTTAACGTTGAATGCTTACAGCGATCATAGGTTTGTTGTTGTGACTCCTGATCGGTCATCTTTAACAGACTCGTACTCTTTGATGAAAATCTTGAGTAATAAGTACGGCGTAAGTGAAAATCACCTAATAGTGAATAAAACTTCCAGTGATAAGCAATATAAGAGGATTGTTAAAACTCTTGGAGATACTGTCGATAAATTCCTAAATACTAGGCTGAAAGTGCTTGGTGGAATTGATCGTAAAAATGTATCTGTAGATCAGTTTGATAAAGTCTTATTTGGTGGGGAAGATTTTGCCCTTCACCAGAATTTCATTAATATCGTTGAAATGTTCTCCGAAGAGAATGTTGGTACCTTGCTACCAATCTCTGAACATGGACAAGAGGTCCACCTAAACGTTTGCTAA
- a CDS encoding FtsX-like permease family protein, with protein MFQSTLLKLFLSDKGTRRFAVGVIFGFAFSIAVILGNIGIMDGFESSLRIGLKKSNGDLTIHSRYGFFDFESYLKHELEIANINTFSSIVQTEGFIIKNEVSKGVMIKGIEESSYKKVTGLDLKLKNDEVILGSELAKFLKVSIGDPIVLAFANGNSQVSGLPSLKRYHVSGFVEHGIYQRDLRTLYIKKSVLQKDLDVENRVNLISLNISDNQDEFLSNPVDYSLKIEKVIDGFKGSIGRSYIVKPYWKEFSTLITAVKEEKFFISIILQIIVVISIFNVLAFVVFLNEKRSRELFLFKALGMSQKKVRQGWMYLMSIIWIASCFLAAAFVQVFNWGLVNLPYFKLPGDVYTLGSLSINLDLFDYSIVFFISYLWLFLISWFALLVMSKKSVLTGLRKEFA; from the coding sequence TTGTTTCAATCTACACTTTTAAAACTATTCTTAAGTGATAAGGGAACGAGAAGATTTGCTGTTGGTGTAATCTTCGGTTTTGCTTTTTCCATCGCTGTTATTCTTGGAAATATAGGAATAATGGATGGTTTTGAAAGCTCGCTTCGAATTGGCCTTAAGAAATCAAATGGAGATTTAACTATTCATTCTCGCTATGGCTTCTTTGATTTTGAAAGCTATCTGAAACATGAATTAGAAATTGCCAATATAAATACTTTCTCGAGCATTGTTCAGACGGAAGGCTTTATCATTAAGAATGAAGTATCTAAAGGTGTGATGATAAAAGGGATTGAAGAATCCTCGTATAAGAAAGTTACAGGACTTGATTTAAAACTTAAGAACGATGAAGTTATTCTAGGTAGTGAGCTAGCCAAGTTTTTAAAAGTGAGTATTGGCGACCCAATTGTTTTGGCCTTCGCTAATGGTAACTCTCAGGTTTCAGGACTACCTTCTCTTAAGAGATATCATGTCTCTGGATTTGTCGAACATGGAATTTATCAAAGAGACCTTAGAACTCTTTATATAAAGAAAAGCGTTTTGCAAAAGGATCTTGATGTTGAAAATAGAGTTAATTTAATCTCTTTAAATATTAGCGACAATCAAGATGAATTCTTAAGTAATCCTGTTGATTATTCATTAAAAATAGAAAAAGTGATCGATGGCTTTAAAGGATCAATCGGTCGTTCTTATATCGTTAAACCATATTGGAAAGAATTTTCTACGCTGATTACAGCAGTGAAAGAAGAGAAATTCTTTATCAGTATTATTCTTCAAATTATTGTTGTGATTTCCATCTTTAATGTCTTGGCATTTGTGGTTTTCTTAAATGAGAAGAGGTCGAGAGAACTCTTTCTTTTTAAAGCTCTTGGTATGAGTCAGAAGAAAGTAAGACAAGGGTGGATGTATCTAATGTCGATCATTTGGATTGCATCTTGCTTTCTTGCAGCAGCTTTTGTTCAAGTATTTAACTGGGGTCTTGTGAACTTGCCTTACTTTAAATTGCCTGGAGATGTGTACACTCTTGGAAGTTTATCTATAAACTTGGATTTATTTGATTATTCAATTGTTTTTTTCATATCGTATCTTTGGTTATTTTTAATTTCTTGGTTTGCACTTCTAGTAATGAGTAAGAAGTCAGTCCTAACTGGACTTAGAAAGGAGTTCGCTTAA
- the ybeY gene encoding rRNA maturation RNase YbeY: MKNKTIEAENFAIYISDSTESNDLDNSTLIKYLNETVSVLFKFIQGVDLDGRVKNCENFEVDLSLCNEEEIQALNLEHRDKDKVTDVLSFPGYDSLRAGAEDLFIFEENIHFGDIVICREVCERQGKEFEITYEQELVHLFVHGFLHLCGYDHEISDEEDKIHFSLEEKIVKEIYENMGLDNGRVY; encoded by the coding sequence ATGAAAAATAAAACCATTGAAGCTGAAAACTTCGCCATTTACATTTCTGACTCAACCGAATCAAATGATTTGGATAACTCTACTTTAATAAAGTACCTAAATGAGACAGTAAGTGTTCTCTTTAAATTTATTCAAGGAGTTGATTTAGATGGAAGGGTGAAGAATTGTGAGAATTTTGAAGTTGATTTAAGTCTTTGTAACGAAGAAGAGATTCAAGCTTTAAATTTAGAACACAGAGACAAGGATAAAGTCACAGATGTTCTCTCCTTTCCTGGTTACGATAGCCTCAGGGCCGGAGCAGAAGATCTCTTTATTTTTGAAGAGAATATTCACTTTGGTGATATTGTCATCTGCCGCGAAGTTTGTGAAAGGCAGGGCAAAGAATTTGAAATAACTTATGAACAAGAGCTAGTTCATCTCTTTGTTCACGGTTTTCTTCACTTATGTGGCTATGACCACGAAATTTCAGATGAAGAAGACAAGATACACTTTTCTTTAGAAGAGAAGATAGTAAAAGAAATTTATGAAAACATGGGATTAGATAATGGAAGAGTCTATTAA
- the prfB gene encoding peptide chain release factor 2 (programmed frameshift), which translates to MEESIKISLNEKVSALKGYDQKLEIYGGHFEVEKKEARLSEISDMEAMEGFWDDSDNAAKIQKEKSVLADVVDTYNTLKELFDEFEVLVEFANSEDDEESAKEALESYTNFLKQFNSAELKVLLSGEVDPNNAIVSINAGAGGTESCDWASMLFRMVNRWAESKGFKVQVLDVQDGDSAGIKSATMTITGNYAYGYLKSEIGVHRLVRISPFDSASRRHTSFSSIFVSPEIDDNIEIEILDKDLKIDVYRSGGAGGQSVNTTDSAVRMTHLPTNTVVTCQNERSQLQNKIQAMKVLRSRLYELEMEKRRAENAETEANKQEIGWGAQIRSYVLHPYKLVKDARTSFESGNAEKVLDGDLDGFMDAFLRWSVSTKIEAEKS; encoded by the exons ATGGAAGAGTCTATTAAGATAAGTTTAAATGAAAAAGTTTCTGCTCTCAAAGGTTACGATCAGAAGCTAGAA ATTTACGGAGGTCACTTTGAGGTAGAGAAGAAAGAAGCTCGCCTTAGTGAAATATCTGATATGGAAGCAATGGAAGGCTTCTGGGACGACTCAGATAATGCTGCCAAAATTCAAAAAGAAAAGTCTGTCCTCGCAGATGTTGTAGATACCTATAATACGTTAAAAGAATTATTTGATGAATTTGAAGTGCTCGTTGAGTTTGCAAACTCTGAAGATGATGAAGAATCGGCCAAAGAGGCCCTTGAGAGTTATACAAACTTTCTAAAACAATTTAATTCCGCAGAACTTAAAGTTCTTCTTTCCGGTGAAGTCGATCCAAATAATGCTATAGTTTCTATTAACGCAGGAGCTGGAGGAACAGAGTCTTGTGATTGGGCCAGTATGCTTTTTAGAATGGTTAATCGCTGGGCGGAGTCTAAAGGTTTTAAAGTTCAAGTTTTAGATGTTCAAGACGGTGATAGTGCTGGGATAAAGTCAGCGACAATGACGATTACAGGTAACTATGCTTATGGCTATCTAAAGTCTGAAATTGGAGTGCATCGATTAGTTCGCATTTCTCCATTTGATTCTGCTAGTAGAAGGCATACATCATTCTCTTCAATCTTTGTTTCTCCTGAAATTGATGACAATATTGAAATTGAAATCCTAGATAAAGATTTAAAAATCGATGTTTACCGCTCGGGTGGAGCAGGTGGACAGTCAGTAAATACCACTGACTCTGCTGTAAGGATGACACACTTGCCGACTAATACGGTTGTGACCTGTCAGAATGAAAGAAGTCAGCTGCAAAATAAAATTCAGGCCATGAAAGTTCTTCGCTCAAGACTATATGAATTAGAGATGGAAAAGAGACGAGCTGAAAATGCTGAAACAGAGGCCAATAAGCAAGAGATAGGATGGGGGGCCCAGATTAGATCTTACGTTCTTCACCCTTATAAACTTGTAAAAGACGCTAGAACAAGTTTTGAGTCTGGTAACGCTGAGAAAGTTTTAGATGGAGACCTTGATGGTTTCATGGATGCTTTCTTACGATGGTCAGTAAGTACAAAAATAGAAGCGGAGAAATCTTAG
- the coaE gene encoding dephospho-CoA kinase (Dephospho-CoA kinase (CoaE) performs the final step in coenzyme A biosynthesis.), whose amino-acid sequence MKLKEIFVTKTKEQRLYQVPCPVIGLTGGIATGKSSVSNLFQEKGINVICADKLVKAVYQEQTTINFITSHFPQVVSKGEINFKLLREIAFSKKENKEELEKFIYQRLPIVFKEQFEKIKTPELLIYDVPLLFEKNMQGLFDLTICVYTKREVQIERIIRRDNSSRELAEKILENQLPIDKKKELSDFCIKNSSTLENLENEFEALVTILTEN is encoded by the coding sequence GTGAAGCTAAAAGAGATTTTTGTCACTAAGACAAAAGAACAAAGACTTTATCAAGTTCCTTGCCCAGTCATTGGTCTAACAGGAGGAATTGCAACGGGAAAGAGTTCCGTCTCCAACCTCTTCCAAGAAAAAGGAATCAATGTCATCTGTGCCGATAAGTTAGTCAAGGCAGTTTACCAAGAACAGACAACTATCAATTTTATAACGTCACATTTTCCACAAGTAGTTTCAAAGGGAGAGATTAACTTTAAGCTACTTCGTGAAATAGCTTTCTCTAAAAAAGAAAATAAAGAAGAATTAGAAAAGTTCATTTATCAAAGGCTCCCAATTGTCTTTAAAGAACAATTTGAAAAAATAAAAACGCCAGAACTTTTAATTTATGATGTTCCCCTACTTTTTGAAAAGAATATGCAAGGTCTATTTGATTTAACCATTTGCGTGTATACCAAGAGAGAAGTTCAAATAGAGAGAATAATAAGAAGAGATAACTCATCAAGAGAGCTCGCTGAAAAAATTCTAGAAAATCAGCTTCCAATAGATAAGAAAAAGGAACTTAGTGATTTTTGTATTAAAAATAGTTCAACTTTAGAAAATCTTGAAAATGAATTTGAGGCACTTGTTACTATTTTAACAGAGAATTAA
- a CDS encoding FliA/WhiG family RNA polymerase sigma factor yields the protein MSSISKKLKNLKDYRSTVDPKVKDEIIIEYAPLIKYIAQRIASRLPSNVELDDLISCGVIGLMDAIEKFDPSRDNKFKTYAEFRIRGSILDELRAQDWVPRSVREKAKLVERAYAKIEAAEGRPATDEEMCEELGVNQEEFYDLLNKAKSVSVLNIDDSASFNKGDKRLIAGIEDNRNSNPFNAVANKGSRDKIKEGIAQLPEKQRLVLSLYYYEDLNLKEIGQVLNVTESRVSQLHTQAIMKLKVKLKTTFDSPEDMAS from the coding sequence ATGTCTTCAATCTCTAAGAAGTTAAAAAATTTAAAAGACTATAGATCAACAGTTGATCCAAAAGTGAAAGATGAAATTATCATCGAATACGCTCCACTTATTAAGTATATTGCTCAGAGAATTGCTTCAAGACTTCCTTCTAATGTTGAATTAGATGATTTAATTTCTTGTGGTGTAATTGGTTTGATGGATGCTATTGAGAAGTTCGATCCAAGTAGAGATAATAAATTTAAGACATATGCTGAATTTAGAATTAGAGGCTCAATTCTTGATGAGTTAAGAGCGCAGGATTGGGTTCCAAGGTCTGTTAGAGAGAAAGCAAAGCTTGTTGAAAGAGCTTATGCTAAGATTGAAGCAGCTGAAGGAAGACCGGCTACAGACGAAGAGATGTGTGAAGAGCTTGGAGTTAACCAAGAGGAATTCTACGACTTGCTCAATAAGGCAAAGTCCGTTTCAGTTCTAAATATTGATGATTCTGCATCTTTTAATAAAGGTGATAAAAGACTCATCGCTGGTATTGAAGATAATAGAAATAGTAATCCTTTTAATGCTGTTGCAAATAAAGGGTCTAGAGATAAGATTAAAGAGGGGATTGCTCAACTTCCTGAGAAGCAGAGACTTGTTCTATCTTTATATTATTATGAAGATTTAAACCTAAAGGAAATTGGACAAGTTTTAAATGTAACTGAATCCAGAGTTTCTCAACTTCATACACAAGCAATTATGAAGCTAAAAGTTAAACTAAAGACAACTTTCGACTCACCTGAGGATATGGCGAGCTAG
- a CDS encoding flagellar biosynthetic protein FliR, with product MINIQVVDIHSVIAFWLCFTRFIAVSFQLPIFDNGAVPNIVKILATLVITYAFFPFLEAEILKDVVHYGVDGFWYLTIFNTVVGLLVGFFVKIIMSIYTAAGALITQQVGFGAVSYFDPTSSQQIGPFEQLIKWTVLIIILSSGALLPMFKGLYSSFFSITALDMGKFAASPEFYLRLFKNMFLSALMLSSPMIFTNMLIMTILGIIARTVPQMNVIMVSFAVNIGLGLLVFVATSQEFFRVAIKMYTENLGDWFQFII from the coding sequence ATGATAAATATTCAGGTTGTTGATATTCATTCAGTAATTGCATTTTGGTTATGTTTTACCAGATTTATTGCTGTAAGTTTTCAACTTCCTATTTTCGATAATGGAGCAGTTCCAAATATCGTTAAGATTTTAGCAACATTGGTTATTACTTATGCTTTCTTTCCGTTCTTAGAAGCGGAAATTCTAAAAGATGTTGTTCACTATGGAGTTGATGGGTTTTGGTATCTAACAATTTTTAATACAGTTGTAGGGTTACTTGTAGGATTCTTTGTGAAAATTATTATGAGTATCTATACTGCGGCAGGAGCTTTGATTACTCAACAAGTTGGTTTTGGAGCTGTTAGTTATTTCGATCCAACAAGTTCACAACAGATTGGTCCTTTTGAGCAATTAATTAAATGGACAGTTCTTATTATTATTTTATCTTCTGGAGCTTTGCTTCCAATGTTTAAAGGTTTGTATTCTTCATTTTTCTCGATCACAGCTCTTGATATGGGGAAGTTTGCAGCGAGCCCAGAGTTTTACTTAAGGTTATTTAAGAATATGTTTCTTTCTGCCTTAATGCTTTCATCTCCAATGATCTTTACGAATATGTTGATTATGACAATTCTTGGAATCATTGCGAGAACAGTTCCTCAGATGAATGTTATTATGGTGAGTTTCGCCGTAAATATAGGGTTAGGACTTTTAGTCTTTGTTGCAACCTCTCAAGAGTTTTTCCGTGTAGCAATTAAAATGTACACAGAGAACTTAGGAGATTGGTTTCAATTTATAATATAG
- the flhA gene encoding flagellar biosynthesis protein FlhA, with protein MEGSFIDKFKALSKNSDLVVAVGLLLILSVMIIPVPPFLLDLLFALTLSGSVIILLIAVYSKKALDFSTFPSVLLVSTLFRLSLNVASTKNILIRGGTDGVSAAGEIIRAFGEFVVGGNYVVGIIVFIILVIINFMVITKGAGRVAEVGARFTLDAMPGKQMAIDADLNAGLIDDTMAKKRRQEVAEEADFYGSMDGASKFVRGDAIAGILITFINVLAGIAIGVMQYDLSAGDAAQVFTLLTVGDGLISQIPALIISTAAGIIITRNTSEDSLGSQITNQFKVHPKALYIASGTLFIFAVIPGLPKAPFMMIGSLLAFVGWRMEKGNAEEKIVAAAQASSEEKKATPDSLEDLLNLELVELEVGYGLVSLVDAEQNGDLLERITHIRKQFALDWGVIIPSVRIKDNLELKPGGYSIKVKGIEVASGDLMSDHFLAMDPGSVIEKIDGVETVEPVFGLPAVWISEDQKDDAQYNGYTVVDLSTVMATHITEVLKTNLHELFGRQELVRVVDNFKEQYPKIVSDLIPEILPLGTVLKVMQNLLREGVSVRDLRTILETLAEYGTTVKDSDSLTEFSRQSLYRTITESIRGDQGDVPLFTLDRNIEENIANNIIQTEQGQQLSLDPKITQHILASLNEKIEEATSMGEKMVILCSPVIRNHFKKLTEKFIPNLVVISHNELSSEANIRSLGTVRL; from the coding sequence ATGGAAGGAAGTTTCATCGACAAATTTAAAGCACTAAGTAAGAACTCTGATCTTGTGGTTGCTGTAGGTTTATTGCTCATCTTAAGTGTAATGATCATACCTGTTCCTCCATTCTTATTGGACTTACTCTTTGCTCTGACTCTTTCTGGATCAGTCATTATTTTATTGATAGCAGTTTACTCTAAGAAAGCTTTAGACTTTTCAACTTTCCCTTCTGTTCTTCTTGTTTCAACTCTTTTTAGGCTTTCTCTAAACGTTGCCTCTACGAAGAATATTTTAATTCGTGGTGGAACTGATGGAGTTAGCGCTGCGGGTGAGATTATTCGTGCCTTTGGAGAGTTCGTTGTAGGTGGTAATTACGTTGTTGGTATAATTGTTTTTATCATTTTAGTTATTATTAACTTTATGGTTATTACTAAAGGTGCCGGTCGAGTTGCTGAAGTTGGTGCTAGGTTCACTTTAGATGCAATGCCTGGTAAGCAAATGGCCATTGATGCAGACTTAAATGCAGGTCTTATTGACGACACTATGGCGAAGAAACGTAGACAAGAAGTTGCTGAAGAAGCTGACTTCTACGGTTCTATGGATGGTGCTTCGAAGTTCGTAAGAGGGGATGCTATTGCAGGTATCTTAATTACATTTATCAACGTTCTAGCGGGTATCGCTATCGGTGTAATGCAGTACGATCTAAGTGCTGGAGATGCGGCTCAAGTATTTACTCTTTTAACTGTAGGAGATGGTCTTATCTCTCAAATTCCAGCACTAATAATTTCAACTGCCGCTGGTATTATAATCACGAGAAACACCTCAGAAGACTCATTAGGGTCACAGATTACTAATCAATTTAAAGTACACCCAAAGGCCTTATATATAGCAAGTGGGACCTTATTTATCTTTGCAGTAATACCTGGACTTCCAAAAGCTCCTTTTATGATGATTGGCTCTCTTCTTGCCTTTGTTGGTTGGAGAATGGAGAAAGGAAATGCTGAAGAAAAAATTGTTGCGGCAGCTCAGGCAAGTAGTGAAGAGAAGAAAGCAACACCAGATAGCCTTGAAGATCTATTAAATCTAGAACTTGTAGAGCTAGAGGTAGGTTATGGACTTGTTAGTCTTGTAGATGCCGAGCAAAACGGTGATCTCCTTGAAAGAATTACACATATTAGAAAACAATTCGCTTTAGACTGGGGCGTAATCATTCCTTCTGTTAGAATTAAAGACAACTTAGAGTTGAAGCCAGGAGGGTACAGCATTAAGGTCAAAGGAATTGAAGTGGCAAGTGGGGACTTAATGTCTGATCACTTTTTGGCCATGGATCCAGGTTCAGTTATTGAAAAAATTGATGGGGTTGAAACTGTTGAACCAGTTTTTGGACTACCAGCTGTTTGGATATCTGAAGATCAAAAAGACGATGCTCAATACAATGGTTATACAGTTGTAGATTTATCAACAGTTATGGCCACACATATTACAGAAGTTCTAAAAACTAATTTACATGAATTATTTGGAAGACAAGAGCTTGTAAGAGTTGTTGATAATTTTAAAGAGCAATATCCAAAAATTGTTTCAGATCTAATTCCTGAAATTCTACCTCTTGGTACAGTTTTAAAAGTAATGCAAAATCTTTTAAGAGAAGGGGTTTCGGTAAGAGATCTTAGAACGATTCTCGAAACACTTGCAGAATATGGAACTACAGTTAAGGACTCAGACTCTTTGACGGAATTTTCTAGGCAGTCACTTTATAGAACGATTACAGAGTCAATTAGAGGTGATCAAGGTGATGTTCCTCTCTTTACGCTCGATAGAAATATCGAAGAGAATATAGCGAATAATATAATTCAAACAGAGCAAGGGCAGCAGCTAAGTTTAGATCCAAAAATTACCCAGCATATTCTTGCTAGTCTTAATGAGAAAATTGAGGAAGCAACAAGTATGGGGGAGAAGATGGTTATCTTGTGTAGCCCTGTAATTAGAAATCATTTTAAAAAATTAACAGAGAAATTCATTCCGAACCTTGTTGTGATCAGTCACAATGAGTTGAGTTCGGAAGCTAATATTAGATCACTTGGTACGGTGAGGTTGTAG